The following proteins are encoded in a genomic region of Candidatus Limnocylindrales bacterium:
- a CDS encoding formylglycine-generating enzyme family protein → MTATRDAVSSIRDGTSAARDGTSEVREGMIVVEAGRYRLGSDAHYPEERPLREVEVRRFAIDRAPVTNREFSEFARSTGYVTLAERAVPAGSAVFRMTAGPVDLRDPSSWWTFEPGASWRAPDGPGSATDDRDDHPVVHVAYEDACAFAKWRGKRLPDECEWEAAARDGLDAATYAWGDELTPQGRMMANFWTGAFPWYFARGTPGTTAVGSFPPARSGAVDMIGNVWEWTRTPMHDPKPCGCTPPPLAGAAARDAMLVLKGGSWLCAAEYCARYRPAARIALSAESTTAHVGFRCAIDL, encoded by the coding sequence ATGACGGCCACCCGCGACGCAGTATCCTCGATCCGCGACGGAACGTCCGCCGCCCGCGACGGAACGTCCGAAGTCCGCGAAGGAATGATCGTTGTGGAAGCCGGCCGCTACCGCCTCGGATCCGATGCGCACTATCCGGAGGAGCGGCCGCTGCGCGAAGTCGAGGTGCGGCGCTTTGCGATCGATCGTGCGCCGGTGACCAACCGTGAGTTTTCCGAGTTCGCCCGTTCGACCGGTTACGTGACGCTCGCCGAGCGCGCCGTTCCCGCAGGTTCCGCCGTATTCCGCATGACGGCGGGGCCGGTCGATCTTCGCGATCCGTCGAGCTGGTGGACGTTTGAACCCGGCGCGAGCTGGCGAGCACCCGACGGACCGGGCTCCGCCACGGACGATCGCGACGATCATCCGGTCGTGCACGTTGCGTACGAGGATGCGTGCGCGTTCGCGAAGTGGCGCGGCAAACGTCTGCCCGACGAATGCGAATGGGAAGCGGCCGCGCGCGACGGTCTCGACGCCGCAACGTACGCTTGGGGCGACGAGCTGACGCCGCAAGGCCGCATGATGGCCAACTTCTGGACCGGTGCGTTCCCGTGGTACTTCGCGCGCGGCACTCCGGGGACGACTGCGGTCGGCTCGTTTCCGCCGGCACGAAGCGGCGCCGTCGACATGATCGGCAACGTCTGGGAATGGACGCGAACGCCGATGCACGACCCGAAGCCGTGCGGATGCACGCCGCCGCCGCTCGCGGGCGCAGCGGCTCGCGATGCGATGCTGGTGCTGAAAGGCGGATCGTGGCTGTGCGCTGCGGAATACTGCGCGCGTTACCGGCCGGCCGCGCGCATCGCGCTCAGCGCCGAATCGACGACCGCGCACGTGGGCTTTCGCTGCGCGATCGACCTCTGA